A window of Pseudomonas guangdongensis contains these coding sequences:
- a CDS encoding glutamine--tRNA ligase/YqeY domain fusion protein produces MSKPTVEKAANFLRPIVQADLEAGKHAKIITRFPPEPNGYLHIGHAKSICLNFGLAEEFGGECNLRFDDTNPAKEDQEYIDAIKADVEWLGFKWAGEERYASNYFDQLYAWAVHLIQNGKAYVCDLSPDEARAYRGSLTEPGKNSPFRERSIEENLDLFARMKAGEFPDGARALRAKIDMASPNMNLRDPILYRIRHAHHHQTGDQWCIYPSYDFTHGQSDALEGITHSICTLEFEDHRPLYEWFLANLPVPAQPRQYEFARLNLNYTITSKRKLKQLVDEGHVNGWDDPRMSTLSGYRRRGYTPASIRAFCDMIGVNRAGGLVDIGMLEFAIREDLDANAARAMCVLKPLKVVITNYPEGQVENLELPRHPKQDMGVRVLPFSREIYIDASDFEENPPAGYKRLIPGGEVRLRGSYVIRADEAVKDEAGNIVELRCSYDENTLGKNPEGRKVKGVIHWVPAAESVECEVRLYDRLFKAANPEKTDEEGGSFLDNINPESLVVLKGCRAEPSLANAAPEERFQFEREGYFCADLKDSQPGAPVFNRTVTLRDSWGQ; encoded by the coding sequence ATGAGCAAGCCCACCGTCGAAAAAGCCGCCAACTTCCTGCGCCCGATCGTCCAGGCCGACCTGGAAGCCGGCAAGCACGCCAAGATCATCACCCGCTTCCCGCCGGAGCCCAACGGCTACCTGCACATCGGCCACGCCAAGTCGATCTGCCTGAACTTCGGCCTGGCCGAGGAGTTCGGCGGCGAGTGCAACCTGCGCTTCGACGACACCAACCCGGCCAAGGAAGACCAGGAATACATCGACGCCATCAAGGCCGACGTCGAGTGGCTGGGCTTCAAGTGGGCCGGCGAGGAGCGCTACGCCTCCAACTACTTCGACCAGCTGTACGCCTGGGCGGTGCACCTGATTCAGAATGGCAAGGCCTATGTCTGCGACCTGTCGCCGGACGAGGCGCGCGCCTACCGCGGCAGCCTGACCGAGCCGGGCAAGAACAGCCCGTTCCGCGAGCGCAGCATCGAGGAGAACCTCGACCTGTTCGCGCGCATGAAGGCCGGCGAGTTCCCCGACGGTGCCCGCGCGCTGCGCGCGAAGATCGACATGGCCTCGCCGAACATGAACCTGCGCGACCCGATCCTCTACCGCATCCGCCACGCCCATCACCACCAGACCGGCGACCAGTGGTGCATCTACCCGAGCTACGACTTCACCCACGGCCAGTCGGACGCCCTGGAAGGCATCACCCACTCGATCTGCACCCTGGAGTTCGAGGATCACCGCCCACTGTACGAGTGGTTCCTTGCCAACCTGCCGGTACCGGCCCAGCCGCGCCAGTACGAGTTCGCCCGCCTCAACCTGAACTACACCATCACCAGCAAGCGCAAGCTCAAGCAGCTGGTCGATGAAGGTCACGTGAATGGCTGGGACGACCCGCGCATGTCGACCCTGTCCGGCTACCGTCGCCGCGGCTACACCCCGGCCTCGATCCGCGCCTTCTGCGACATGATCGGCGTCAACCGCGCCGGCGGCCTGGTCGACATCGGCATGCTGGAGTTCGCCATCCGCGAGGACCTGGACGCCAACGCCGCGCGCGCCATGTGCGTGCTCAAGCCGCTGAAGGTGGTGATCACCAACTACCCGGAAGGCCAGGTCGAGAACCTCGAGCTGCCGCGCCATCCCAAGCAGGACATGGGCGTGCGCGTGCTGCCGTTCTCCCGCGAGATCTACATCGATGCCAGCGACTTCGAGGAAAATCCGCCGGCCGGCTACAAGCGCCTGATCCCCGGCGGCGAAGTGCGCCTGCGCGGCAGCTACGTGATCCGCGCCGACGAGGCAGTGAAGGACGAAGCCGGCAACATCGTCGAGCTGCGCTGCTCCTATGACGAGAACACCCTGGGCAAGAACCCGGAAGGCCGCAAGGTCAAGGGCGTGATCCACTGGGTGCCGGCCGCCGAGAGCGTCGAGTGCGAAGTGCGCCTGTACGACCGCCTGTTCAAGGCTGCCAACCCGGAGAAGACTGACGAGGAGGGCGGCAGCTTCCTCGACAACATCAACCCGGAGTCGCTGGTGGTGCTCAAGGGCTGCCGCGCCGAGCCGTCGCTGGCCAATGCCGCGCCGGAAGAACGCTTCCAGTTCGAGCGCGAGGGCTACTTCTGCGCCGACCTCAAGGACAGCCAGCCGGGCGCCCCGGTGTTCAACCGTACCGTCACCCTGCGCGACTCCTGGGGGCAGTGA
- a CDS encoding DUF1289 domain-containing protein — translation MSNSRIKTPCIGLCSTVYGDLVCRGCKRFHHEVVNWNLYDDAEKRAVWQRLESLLVQVVAAKLEVFDPQRLRSQLEQRQIRFVERQSPYCWAYQLIARGARMIQQLDAYGIALLPEFRDSPLPLLRDAIDREYFLLSEAHYERYIAPRFLIEGVEQRV, via the coding sequence ATGTCCAACTCGCGCATCAAGACTCCCTGTATCGGCCTTTGCTCGACCGTCTACGGCGATCTGGTCTGCCGTGGCTGCAAGCGTTTCCATCACGAGGTGGTGAACTGGAACCTGTATGACGATGCGGAGAAACGCGCGGTCTGGCAGCGTCTGGAAAGCCTGCTGGTGCAGGTGGTCGCCGCCAAGCTGGAGGTGTTCGATCCGCAGCGCCTGCGCAGCCAGCTGGAGCAGCGGCAGATCCGTTTCGTCGAGCGGCAGTCGCCGTACTGCTGGGCCTATCAGCTGATCGCCCGCGGCGCACGGATGATCCAGCAACTGGATGCCTACGGCATCGCCCTGTTGCCCGAGTTTCGCGACAGCCCGCTGCCGTTGCTGCGCGATGCCATCGACCGCGAGTATTTCCTGCTCTCCGAAGCCCACTACGAGCGCTACATCGCACCGCGCTTCCTGATCGAGGGCGTCGAGCAGCGCGTGTGA
- a CDS encoding 1-phosphofructokinase family hexose kinase: MSRIVTLTLNPAMDLSTTAARVEPTRKLRCSLPHYDPGGGGINVARVVATLGGDALAVYPGGGPFGDLLERTLAGLGVPQRRVPIAGDTRESFTVDEGASGLQYRFVLPGPELSAVEQQACLDAIAALDPRPSWLVLSGSFPPGVAPMFFDQVVALAQRIGARLVLDCSGEALRHAGQRGAIHLLKPSLSKLATLAGGKVEGAAAQEAALRELIGRGVAEVIVLSLGGEGAVLASREGIERFPPLDVPVCSAVGAGDSMVGAMVLALSRGWSLHEAVRYGIAAGSATIMRPGTELCRVEDVQRLYWKG; this comes from the coding sequence ATGTCGCGCATTGTCACCCTGACCCTCAATCCGGCGATGGACCTGTCCACCACCGCCGCCCGGGTCGAGCCGACCCGCAAGCTGCGCTGCAGTCTGCCGCACTACGATCCGGGCGGCGGCGGGATCAACGTGGCGCGTGTGGTGGCCACCCTCGGCGGCGACGCACTGGCGGTGTATCCGGGCGGCGGGCCGTTCGGCGACCTGCTCGAGCGCACCCTTGCCGGGCTGGGTGTGCCGCAGCGGCGCGTGCCGATCGCCGGCGATACCCGCGAGAGCTTCACTGTCGACGAGGGCGCCTCCGGGCTCCAGTACCGCTTCGTGCTGCCCGGCCCGGAACTGTCGGCGGTGGAGCAGCAGGCCTGCCTGGACGCCATCGCCGCGCTCGATCCGCGGCCGTCCTGGTTGGTGCTCAGCGGCAGCTTCCCGCCCGGGGTGGCGCCGATGTTTTTCGACCAGGTGGTCGCGCTGGCGCAACGTATCGGTGCGCGGCTGGTGCTCGACTGCTCGGGCGAGGCGTTGCGCCATGCCGGCCAGCGCGGCGCCATCCATCTGCTCAAGCCGAGCCTCAGCAAGCTGGCCACGCTGGCGGGTGGCAAGGTGGAGGGCGCGGCGGCGCAGGAAGCGGCGCTGCGCGAGCTGATCGGGCGTGGCGTGGCGGAGGTCATAGTGCTGTCGCTGGGTGGCGAGGGGGCGGTGCTGGCCAGCCGGGAAGGTATCGAGCGTTTCCCGCCGCTGGACGTGCCGGTGTGCAGTGCGGTGGGCGCGGGGGACAGCATGGTCGGCGCCATGGTCCTCGCCCTGAGCCGTGGTTGGAGCCTGCACGAGGCGGTGCGCTACGGCATCGCCGCCGGCTCGGCGACCATCATGCGCCCCGGCACCGAGCTGTGCCGGGTGGAGGATGTGCAGCGGTTGTACTGGAAGGGGTGA
- the alaC gene encoding alanine transaminase yields the protein MAEHGKRRFARIDRLPPYVFNITAELKMAARRRGEDIVDFSMGNPDGATPPHIVDKLVQVAQREDTHGYSTSRGIPRLRRAISRWYQDRYQVDIDPDSEAIVTIGSKEGLAHLMLATLDHGDTVLVPNPSYPIHIYGAVIAGAQVRSVPLVPGVDFFAELERAIRESIPKPKMMIIGFPSNPTAQCVELDFFERVVALAKQYDILVVHDLAYADIVYDGWKAPSIMQVPGAKDVAVEFFTLSKSYNMAGWRIGFMVGNQELVSALARIKSYHDYGTFTPLQVAAIAALEGDQQCVREIADKYRERRNVLVKGLHEIGWMVEKPKASMYIWAKIPEAYAHLGSLEFAKKLLAEAKVCVSPGIGFGDYGDDHVRFALIENLDRTRQAIRGIKAMFRADGLLPPKAAKGDSAG from the coding sequence ATGGCCGAACACGGCAAACGCCGCTTTGCGCGCATCGATCGTCTCCCCCCCTACGTCTTCAACATCACCGCCGAACTGAAGATGGCCGCCCGCCGCCGTGGCGAGGACATCGTCGACTTCAGCATGGGCAACCCCGACGGCGCCACCCCGCCGCACATCGTCGACAAGCTGGTACAGGTCGCCCAGCGCGAGGACACCCACGGCTACTCCACCTCGCGCGGCATCCCGCGCCTGCGCCGCGCCATCTCGCGCTGGTACCAGGACCGCTACCAGGTCGACATCGACCCGGACAGCGAAGCCATCGTCACCATCGGCTCCAAGGAAGGCCTGGCGCACCTGATGCTGGCCACCCTCGACCACGGCGACACCGTGCTGGTGCCCAACCCCAGCTACCCGATCCACATCTACGGCGCGGTGATCGCCGGCGCCCAGGTGCGCTCGGTGCCGCTGGTGCCCGGCGTCGACTTCTTCGCCGAGCTGGAGCGGGCGATCCGCGAGTCGATTCCCAAGCCGAAGATGATGATCATCGGCTTCCCCTCCAACCCCACCGCGCAGTGCGTGGAGCTGGACTTCTTCGAGCGCGTGGTCGCCCTGGCCAAGCAGTACGACATCCTCGTGGTGCACGACCTGGCCTACGCCGACATCGTCTACGACGGCTGGAAGGCGCCGTCGATCATGCAGGTGCCGGGCGCCAAGGACGTCGCCGTGGAGTTCTTCACCCTGTCGAAGAGCTACAACATGGCCGGCTGGCGGATCGGCTTCATGGTCGGCAATCAAGAACTCGTGAGCGCCCTGGCGCGGATCAAGAGCTACCACGACTACGGCACCTTCACCCCGCTGCAGGTGGCCGCCATCGCCGCCCTGGAAGGCGACCAGCAGTGCGTGCGCGAGATCGCCGACAAGTACCGCGAGCGGCGCAACGTGCTGGTCAAGGGCTTGCACGAGATCGGCTGGATGGTCGAGAAGCCCAAGGCGTCGATGTACATCTGGGCGAAGATCCCCGAGGCCTACGCCCACCTCGGCTCGCTGGAGTTCGCCAAGAAGCTCTTGGCCGAGGCCAAGGTCTGCGTCTCGCCGGGCATCGGCTTCGGCGACTACGGCGACGACCACGTGCGCTTCGCGCTGATCGAGAACCTCGACCGCACCCGCCAGGCGATCCGCGGCATCAAGGCGATGTTCCGCGCCGACGGCCTGCTGCCTCCGAAGGCGGCCAAGGGCGATAGCGCCGGTTGA
- the lpxH gene encoding UDP-2,3-diacylglucosamine diphosphatase: MSVLFISDLHLEAERPDISRAFLHFLTTRAHGAAALYILGDFFEVWVGDDAMDDFQRSIAAALRRLSDTGTHIWLMHGNRDFMLGKRFCREAGCSLLREGSVVELYGEPVLLLHGDSLCTRDESYQRLRRRLRNPVSLWLLRNLPLATRHKLARKLREASRLRTREKAAEIVDVTPEVVPQVMATHGVRTLIHGHTHRPAVHKLQIDGENAQRIVLGDWDRQGWVLEVDERGYRLESFPLD, from the coding sequence ATGAGCGTCCTGTTCATCTCGGACCTGCATCTCGAAGCGGAACGCCCGGACATCAGCCGGGCGTTCCTGCACTTCCTCACCACCCGCGCCCACGGCGCCGCGGCGCTGTACATCCTCGGCGACTTCTTCGAGGTGTGGGTCGGCGACGATGCCATGGACGACTTCCAGCGCTCCATCGCCGCCGCCCTGCGCCGCCTCAGCGACACCGGCACGCACATCTGGCTGATGCACGGCAACCGCGACTTCATGCTCGGCAAGCGCTTCTGCCGCGAAGCCGGCTGCAGCCTGCTCAGGGAAGGCAGCGTGGTCGAGCTGTACGGCGAGCCGGTGCTGCTGCTGCACGGCGACAGCCTGTGCACCCGCGACGAGAGCTACCAGCGCCTGCGCCGACGCCTGCGCAACCCCGTCTCGCTGTGGCTGCTACGCAACCTGCCACTGGCTACCCGTCACAAGCTGGCGCGCAAGCTGCGCGAGGCTAGCCGCCTGCGCACCCGCGAGAAGGCCGCCGAGATCGTCGACGTCACCCCCGAGGTGGTGCCGCAGGTGATGGCCACCCATGGCGTGCGCACCCTGATTCACGGCCACACCCACCGCCCGGCGGTGCACAAGCTGCAGATCGACGGCGAAAATGCCCAGCGCATCGTCCTCGGCGATTGGGACCGCCAGGGCTGGGTGCTGGAGGTCGACGAGCGCGGCTATCGGCTGGAGTCCTTCCCGCTGGACTGA
- the acnB gene encoding bifunctional aconitate hydratase 2/2-methylisocitrate dehydratase, with translation MLEAYRKHVEERAALGVVPQPLNAEQTAGLVELLKNPPAGEEEFLVDLITNRVPAGVDEAAYVKAGFLTAIAKGETSSPLISKTRAVELLGTMQGGYNIATLVELLDNAELANVAAEQLKHTLLMFDAFHDVAERAKAGNEAAKAVLTSWAEGEWFTNRPALAEKISLTVFKVTGETNTDDLSPAPDAWSRPDIPLHALAMLKMARDGINPDVPGSVGPIKQMEALKAKGFPVAYVGDVVGTGSSRKSATNSVLWFFGDDIPNVPNKRAGGFCFGTKIAPIFYNTMEDAGALPIEFDCTNLAMGDVIDVYPYAGKVCKHGTEEVITTFELKTEVLLDEVRAGGRIPLIIGRGLTEKARAELGLAPSTLFKKPVAPADSGKGFTLAQKMVGRACGLPEGQGVRPGTYCEPKMTTVGSQDTTGPMTRDELKDLACLGFSADLVMQSFCHTAAYPKPIDVNTHHTLPDFIMTRGGVSLRPGDGIIHSWLNRMLLPDTVGTGGDSHTRFPIGISFPAGSGLVAFAAATGVMPLDMPESVLVRFKGKMQPGITLRDLVHAIPYYAIQAGLLTVEKKGKKNIFSGRILEIEGLEGLTVEQAFELSDASAERSAAGCTIKLPEDAIAEYLKSNITMLRWMIGEGYGDARTLERRAQAMEAWLADPKLLSADADAEYAAVIEIDLAEIKEPVLCAPNDPDDARLLSTVAGEKIDEVFIGSCMTNIGHFRAAGKLLDKVKGGIPTRLWLAPPTKMDAHQLTEEGYYGIYGKAGARMEMPGCSLCMGNQARVQTGSTVVSTSTRNFPNRLGDATNVFLASAELAAVASILGKLPTVEEYMEYAKNIDSMSADIYRYLSFDQMAEYRDAAAKANIPVLQA, from the coding sequence GTGCTTGAAGCCTACCGCAAACACGTAGAAGAGCGTGCCGCCCTGGGCGTCGTGCCCCAGCCGCTGAACGCCGAGCAGACCGCCGGTCTGGTCGAGCTGCTGAAGAACCCGCCGGCTGGCGAAGAAGAATTCCTGGTTGACCTGATCACCAACCGCGTTCCCGCTGGCGTGGACGAAGCTGCCTACGTCAAGGCCGGCTTCCTGACCGCCATCGCCAAGGGCGAAACCAGCTCCCCGCTGATCAGCAAGACCCGCGCCGTCGAGCTGCTGGGCACCATGCAGGGCGGCTACAACATCGCCACCCTGGTCGAACTGCTGGACAATGCCGAACTGGCCAACGTCGCCGCCGAGCAGCTCAAGCACACCCTGCTGATGTTCGACGCCTTCCACGACGTTGCCGAGCGCGCCAAGGCCGGCAACGAAGCCGCCAAGGCCGTGCTGACTTCCTGGGCCGAAGGCGAGTGGTTCACCAACCGCCCGGCGCTGGCCGAGAAGATCTCCCTGACCGTGTTCAAGGTCACTGGCGAAACCAACACCGACGACCTGTCGCCGGCTCCGGATGCCTGGTCGCGCCCGGACATCCCGCTGCACGCCCTGGCCATGCTGAAGATGGCCCGCGACGGCATCAACCCGGACGTTCCGGGTTCGGTCGGCCCCATCAAGCAGATGGAAGCGCTGAAGGCCAAGGGTTTCCCGGTCGCCTACGTCGGCGACGTGGTCGGCACCGGCTCCTCGCGCAAGTCCGCCACCAACTCCGTGCTGTGGTTCTTCGGTGACGACATCCCGAACGTGCCGAACAAGCGCGCTGGCGGCTTCTGCTTCGGCACCAAGATCGCCCCGATCTTCTACAACACCATGGAAGACGCCGGCGCCCTGCCGATCGAATTCGACTGCACCAACCTGGCCATGGGCGACGTCATCGACGTGTACCCGTACGCCGGCAAGGTCTGCAAGCATGGCACCGAAGAAGTCATCACCACCTTCGAGCTGAAGACCGAAGTCCTGCTCGACGAAGTCCGCGCCGGTGGCCGTATCCCGCTGATCATCGGCCGTGGCCTGACCGAGAAGGCCCGTGCCGAGCTGGGCCTGGCGCCGTCCACCCTGTTCAAGAAGCCGGTCGCTCCGGCCGACAGCGGCAAGGGCTTCACCCTCGCCCAGAAGATGGTCGGCCGCGCCTGCGGTCTGCCGGAAGGCCAGGGCGTGCGCCCGGGCACCTACTGCGAGCCGAAGATGACCACCGTCGGCTCCCAGGACACCACCGGCCCGATGACCCGCGACGAGCTGAAGGACCTGGCCTGCCTGGGCTTCTCCGCCGACCTGGTGATGCAGTCCTTCTGCCACACCGCCGCCTATCCGAAGCCGATCGACGTCAACACCCACCACACCCTGCCGGACTTCATCATGACCCGCGGCGGCGTGTCCCTGCGTCCGGGCGACGGCATCATCCACAGCTGGCTGAACCGCATGCTGCTGCCGGACACCGTCGGTACCGGTGGTGACTCGCACACCCGCTTCCCGATCGGCATCTCCTTCCCGGCCGGCTCCGGCCTGGTCGCCTTCGCCGCCGCCACCGGCGTGATGCCGCTGGACATGCCGGAATCCGTGCTGGTGCGCTTCAAGGGCAAGATGCAGCCCGGCATCACCCTGCGTGATCTGGTGCATGCCATCCCCTACTACGCCATCCAGGCTGGCCTGCTGACCGTCGAGAAGAAGGGCAAGAAGAACATCTTCTCCGGCCGCATCCTCGAGATCGAAGGTCTGGAAGGTCTGACCGTCGAGCAGGCGTTCGAGCTGTCCGACGCCTCCGCCGAGCGTTCGGCTGCCGGTTGCACCATCAAGCTGCCGGAAGACGCCATCGCCGAGTACCTGAAGTCGAACATCACCATGCTGCGCTGGATGATCGGCGAAGGCTACGGCGATGCCCGTACCCTGGAGCGTCGCGCCCAGGCCATGGAAGCCTGGCTGGCCGATCCGAAGCTGCTGTCCGCCGATGCCGACGCCGAATACGCCGCCGTCATCGAGATCGACCTGGCCGAGATCAAGGAGCCGGTTCTCTGCGCTCCGAACGATCCGGACGACGCTCGCCTGCTGTCCACCGTGGCCGGCGAGAAGATCGATGAAGTGTTCATCGGCTCCTGCATGACCAACATCGGGCACTTCCGCGCTGCCGGCAAGCTGCTGGACAAGGTCAAGGGTGGCATTCCGACCCGTCTGTGGCTGGCTCCGCCGACCAAGATGGACGCCCACCAGCTGACCGAGGAAGGCTACTACGGCATCTACGGCAAGGCTGGCGCGCGCATGGAAATGCCGGGCTGCTCGCTGTGCATGGGTAACCAGGCGCGCGTACAGACCGGCTCGACCGTGGTTTCCACCTCGACCCGTAACTTCCCGAACCGTCTGGGCGACGCCACCAACGTGTTCCTGGCTTCGGCTGAGCTGGCGGCTGTCGCCTCCATCCTCGGCAAGCTGCCGACCGTCGAGGAGTACATGGAGTACGCGAAGAACATCGACAGCATGTCTGCCGATATCTACCGCTACCTGTCCTTCGACCAGATGGCCGAATACCGCGATGCGGCTGCCAAGGCCAACATCCCGGTGCTGCAGGCCTGA
- a CDS encoding peptidylprolyl isomerase, which produces MIKLHTNFGVITLQLFADKAPETAANFEQYVKEGHYDGTIFHRVIGNFMIQGGGFEPGMKQKSTRAPIKNEANNGLSNKTGTIAMARTMDPHSASAQFFINVADNSFLDHTAPTAQGWGYAVFGEVVEGMDVVDKIKAVATGHRSGHGDVPVDDVIIEKAEVVA; this is translated from the coding sequence ATGATCAAGCTGCACACCAACTTCGGCGTCATCACCCTGCAACTGTTCGCCGACAAGGCCCCGGAAACCGCGGCCAACTTCGAGCAGTACGTCAAGGAAGGCCACTACGACGGCACCATCTTCCACCGCGTGATCGGCAACTTCATGATCCAGGGCGGCGGCTTCGAGCCGGGCATGAAGCAGAAGAGCACCCGTGCGCCGATCAAGAACGAGGCCAACAACGGCCTGTCCAACAAGACCGGCACCATCGCCATGGCCCGCACCATGGACCCGCACTCGGCCAGCGCGCAGTTCTTCATCAACGTCGCCGACAACAGCTTCCTCGACCACACCGCGCCGACCGCCCAGGGCTGGGGCTATGCGGTGTTCGGCGAAGTGGTCGAGGGCATGGACGTGGTCGACAAGATCAAGGCCGTGGCCACCGGCCACCGCTCCGGCCACGGCGACGTACCGGTCGATGACGTGATCATCGAGAAGGCCGAAGTCGTCGCGTGA
- a CDS encoding universal stress protein: MQAIRSILVILEPDQPDGPALKRARLIAGATGSELHLLVCDKQHDHTAFLAAQAEALRVEGYTVSVRQDWLDSTHQTIIAAQQAEGCGLVVKQHQPDNPLKRALLTPDDWKLLRYCPAPVLLVKTARPWSGGNILAAVDVGNSDEAHQSLHAGIVSHAFDIASLAKGELHVLSAHPAPMLSAADPTFQLRESIAARYREACQQFQEEYGFSNRQLHIAEGPADLLIPQLAAQLDAVVTVIGTVARSGLSGALIGNTAEVVLDALESDVLVLKPDDVAEHLEAQLSQD, encoded by the coding sequence ATGCAAGCCATCCGCAGCATCCTGGTGATCCTCGAACCCGACCAGCCGGACGGCCCGGCACTCAAACGCGCCCGCCTGATCGCCGGAGCCACCGGCTCGGAACTGCACCTGCTGGTCTGCGACAAGCAGCACGACCATACCGCCTTCCTGGCCGCCCAGGCCGAGGCGCTGCGTGTCGAGGGCTACACCGTGAGCGTGCGCCAGGACTGGCTGGACAGCACCCACCAGACCATCATCGCCGCCCAGCAGGCCGAAGGCTGCGGACTGGTGGTCAAGCAGCACCAGCCGGACAACCCGCTCAAGCGCGCCCTGCTCACCCCTGACGACTGGAAGCTGCTGCGCTATTGCCCGGCGCCGGTGCTGCTGGTCAAGACCGCCCGCCCGTGGAGCGGCGGCAACATCCTCGCGGCAGTGGATGTCGGCAACAGCGACGAGGCCCACCAGTCCCTGCATGCCGGCATCGTCAGCCACGCCTTCGACATCGCCAGCCTGGCCAAGGGCGAGCTGCACGTGCTGAGCGCTCATCCGGCCCCGATGCTCTCGGCAGCCGACCCGACCTTCCAGCTTCGCGAGTCCATCGCCGCCCGCTACCGCGAGGCCTGCCAGCAGTTCCAGGAGGAGTACGGCTTCAGTAACCGCCAGCTGCACATCGCCGAAGGTCCGGCCGACCTGCTCATCCCGCAACTGGCCGCGCAGCTCGATGCGGTGGTGACGGTCATCGGCACGGTGGCGCGCAGCGGGCTGTCCGGCGCACTGATCGGCAATACCGCGGAAGTGGTGCTGGATGCGCTGGAAAGCGATGTGCTGGTCCTCAAGCCGGACGATGTCGCGGAGCATCTCGAGGCCCAGTTGAGTCAGGACTGA
- the miaE gene encoding tRNA-(ms[2]io[6]A)-hydroxylase: MSLLPEIESFLLCPTPQAWIDQALQHPEILLIDHANCEKKAAGTALTLLFRYVDKDDLQYRLSRLAREELRHFEQVAALMKKRGIAYRPVSASLYAQRLHAHIRKGEPAKLVDTLIVGAYIEARSCERFYRLAPYLDEELGSFYTSLLKSEARHYQGYLKMAEQYSPEPIDERVAFFAEIEREAILTPDKDFRFHSGAAA; this comes from the coding sequence ATGTCCCTGCTTCCCGAGATCGAAAGCTTCCTGCTCTGCCCGACCCCCCAGGCCTGGATCGACCAGGCGCTGCAACATCCCGAGATCCTGCTGATTGACCACGCCAACTGCGAGAAGAAGGCCGCCGGTACGGCGCTGACCCTGCTGTTCCGCTACGTCGACAAGGACGACCTGCAGTACAGGCTGTCGCGCCTGGCGCGTGAGGAGCTGCGCCACTTCGAGCAAGTGGCGGCGCTGATGAAGAAACGCGGCATCGCCTACCGCCCGGTCAGCGCCTCTCTTTATGCCCAGCGTCTGCACGCGCACATCCGCAAGGGCGAGCCGGCCAAGCTGGTCGACACCCTGATCGTCGGTGCCTACATCGAGGCGCGCTCCTGCGAGCGCTTCTACCGCCTGGCGCCCTACCTGGACGAGGAGCTGGGCAGCTTCTACACCTCGCTGCTCAAGTCGGAAGCGCGCCACTATCAGGGTTATCTGAAAATGGCCGAGCAATACTCGCCGGAGCCGATCGACGAGCGGGTGGCGTTCTTCGCCGAGATCGAGCGCGAGGCGATCCTCACGCCGGACAAGGACTTCCGCTTCCACAGCGGCGCGGCGGCCTGA